From the genome of Acidobacteriota bacterium, one region includes:
- a CDS encoding OsmC family protein, giving the protein MPKAKIKWVGEGLGFLGEVETGAPLALRGGKEGGPSPMELLLIAIAGCSGMDVISILEKMKLKVRRFEVEIEGERASDHPKRYKKIELLYRVYGKGIPEERVNHAIELSQEKYCGALASLREDIEIKSRFEIIEED; this is encoded by the coding sequence ATGCCTAAGGCGAAGATAAAATGGGTCGGCGAAGGTCTTGGCTTCTTGGGGGAGGTGGAAACTGGTGCTCCCCTTGCCCTTAGAGGGGGGAAGGAGGGAGGCCCCTCCCCGATGGAGCTCCTGCTCATTGCCATTGCTGGCTGTAGTGGGATGGATGTGATATCCATCCTTGAGAAAATGAAGCTCAAAGTAAGAAGATTCGAGGTAGAGATAGAAGGGGAACGGGCGTCTGATCATCCTAAGCGATACAAAAAGATCGAGCTTTTATACAGGGTATATGGCAAAGGGATCCCTGAGGAGAGGGTGAACCATGCAATAGAGCTCTCGCAGGAAAAGTACTGTGGTGCATTGGCTTCCTTGCGGGAGGATATAGAGATAAAAAGCCGGTTCGAGATAATCGAGGAGGATTGA
- a CDS encoding OsmC family protein, with protein MPEAKLKWTKDGLAISAHSGTGHEFILRPTKEGGPSPMEFVLIALGGCFLVYTVPILQKMRVNLVDAEVELKGELVAEDPKRFKRIITVYRVFGDIPEEKLKRAIELTEEKYCRVLHSLNKDIEMETTYEIIKA; from the coding sequence ATGCCTGAAGCGAAGCTTAAATGGACGAAAGATGGTTTGGCTATTTCTGCCCATTCGGGAACAGGGCATGAGTTTATATTGAGACCAACAAAGGAGGGAGGCCCCTCCCCGATGGAGTTTGTCCTCATTGCCCTTGGCGGTTGTTTTTTGGTATATACCGTCCCCATCCTTCAAAAGATGCGGGTAAATTTGGTGGACGCCGAGGTGGAGTTAAAGGGAGAGTTGGTTGCTGAGGATCCCAAGCGTTTCAAAAGGATAATCACCGTTTACCGGGTATTCGGGGATATCCCTGAGGAAAAGCTCAAACGGGCGATCGAGCTCACCGAGGAGAAATACTGTCGGGTGCTCCATTCCCTCAACAAGGATATTGAAATGGAAACCACCTACGAGATAATCAAGGCTTGA